In a genomic window of Cynocephalus volans isolate mCynVol1 chromosome 1, mCynVol1.pri, whole genome shotgun sequence:
- the LRRN4 gene encoding leucine-rich repeat neuronal protein 4 has product MWRTLLLLLLLPPTVLRPSRAGPPQERVPLLWLTQQSPWGSGGSNTTGSPCEGLPSAGATALTLTNRSLERLPSCLPRTLRSLDGSHNLLSALSAPELGHLPQLQVLTLRHNRIAALRWGPGGPAALHTLDLSDNRLAALPPCAGPALRSLRALALAGNPLRALQPRAFACFPALQVLNLSSTELGRGGRGGIAEAAFAGAGGAPLAALEVLDLSGTFLERVESGWIRDLPKLTSLYLRKMPRLRILEGDIFKMTPNLQQLDCQDSPALTAVHTHIFQDTPCLQILLFQNCNLSSFPPWTLNSSQVLSINLFGNPLTCSCELSWLLTDAKRAVLSRAADTVCVPAAGSRGPFSAPLSLSQLPDVCQWDQSTTLFASTPPSLPRTHYAPSAQGPSIPQGSAAFTPPAGGPPSVSTPLSLPLDSFTRAAGRHGHGGAGTAPSTTNSTAGHSSSSVPPRAASTAGTEHRGGHAAGHFHEPPSSAASTPLTSKRLSPFPTSWNPLSTPQPNQRTQATPQAPHPSPSEAGIPVLLLDDYREEEEEGTMEGVGAPPQDVPCDYHPCKHLQTPCAQLQRRQRCRCPGLSGEDTIPDPPKLQGVSEMTDTSVLVHWCAPNSVVHGYQIRYSAEGRAGNQSVVGGIYSTARQHPLYGLSPATTYRVCVLAANRAGLSQPRASGWRSGCVVFTTKPSFVLIFAGLCAASGLLLVSTLVLAACLCRRSRSTPRRQQHDTRLVAYKNPAFDYPLKLQTCS; this is encoded by the exons ATGTGGCggacgctgctgctgctgctgctgctgccgccgacAGTGCTGCGCCCGAGCCGGGCAGGGCCTCCCCAGGAGAGGGTCCCGCTCTTATGGCTCACTCAGCAGAGCCCCTGGGGGAGCGGTGGCAGCAACACCACCGGCTCGCCCTGCGAGGGGCTCCCGAGCGCGGGAGCCACGGCCTTGACCTTGACGAACCGCAGCCTGGAGCGCCTGCCCAGCTGCCTGCCACGCACGCTGCGCAGCCTCGACGGCAGCCACAACCTGCTGAGCGCCCTGAGCGCGCCGGAGCTCGGCCACCTGCCGCAGCTGCAGGTGCTGACGCTGCGCCACAACCGCATCGCCGCGCTGCGCTGGGGCCCCGGCGGGCCGGCCGCGCTGCACACGCTGGACCTCAGCGACAACCGGCTGGCCGCCCTGCCGCCGTGCGCCGGGCCCGCGCTGCGCAGCCTCCGCGCGCTGGCGCTGGCCGGGAACCCTCTGCGGGCGCTGCAGCCCCGGGCCTTCGCCTGCTTCCCCGCGCTGCAGGTCCTCAATCTCTCCTCCACCGAGCTGGGCCGCGGCGGCCGGGGGGGCATCGCCGAGGCGGCGTTCGCAGGAGCGGGCGGCGCGCCCCTGGCCGCGCTCGAGGTCCTGGATCTCAGCGGCACGTTCCTGGAGCGGG TTGAGTCCGGGTGGATCAGAGACCTGCCGAAGCTCACGTCTCTCTACCTGAGGAAGATGCCCAGGCTGAGGATCTTGGAAGGGGACATTTTCAAGATGACCCCCAACCTGCAGCAGCTGGATTGTCAAGACTCGCCAGCACTCACTGCTGTCCACACACACATCTTTCAAGATACCCCTTGCCTCCAGATCCTTCTGTTCCAGAA CTGCAACTTGAGTTCCTTCCCTCCTTGGACCCTGAATTCCTCCCAGGTCTTATCCATCAACCTCTTTGGCAACCCCCTCACTTGCAGCTGTGAGTTGTCCTGGCTCCTCACGGATGCTAAGAGAGCTGTTCTAAGCAG GGCAGCAGACACTGTGTGCGTGCCAGCTGCGGGATCCAGAGGCCCCTTCTCggcccctctttccctctcccagcTGCCGGATGTGTGCCAGTGGGACCAAAGCACCACCCTCTTTGCTTCAACCCCACCGTCCTTGCCCCGCACCCACTATGCACCATCTGCACAGGGTCCCTCCATCCCGCAGGGCTCGGCCGCCTTCACCCCGCCTGCGGGAGGCCCACCGAGCGTCTCCacgcccctctccctccctctggaTTCCTTCACCCGAGCTGCAGGGCGGCACGGCCATGGCGGGGCGGGGACTGCCCCGTCAACTACCAACTCTACAGCAGGTCACAGCAGCTCCAGCGTTCCACCCAGAGCTGCCAGCACGGCCGGGACAGAGCACCGCGGAGGACACGCTGCCGGGCACTTCCATGAGCCTCCTAGCTCAGCCGCCTCCACCCCATTGACCAGCAAACGCCTTAGTCCCTTCCCTACCTCGTGGAACCCCCTGAGCACGCCTCAGCCCAACCAGAGGACACAGGCCACCCCCCAGGCTCCCCACCCGAGTCCTTCCGAGGCCGGGATTCCAGTCCTCCTATTGGACGActacagggaggaggaggaagaggggacaATGGAGGGGGTGGGAGCGCCTCCGCAGGATGTGCCTTGTGACTACCACCCCTGCAAGCACCTGCAGACCCCTTGCGCGCAGCTGCAGAGGCGCCAGCGGTGCCGCTGCCCCGGCCTCAGCGGGGAGGACACCATCCCGGACCCTCCCAAGCTGCAGGGGGTGTCGGAGATGACCGACACCTCGGTGCTTGTCCACTGGTGTGCCCCCAATTCGGTGGTGCACGGCTACCAGATCCGTTACTCCGCAGAGGGCCGGGCGGGGAACCAGTCGGTGGTGGGGGGCATCTACTCCACGGCCCGGCAGCACCCTTTGTACGGGCTGTCGCCGGCCACCACGTACCGCGTGTGCGTGCTGGCGGCCAACAGGGCGGGCCTGAGCCAGCCGCGGGCCTCGGGCTGGAGGAGCGGGTGCGTCGTCTTCACCACCAAGCCCAGCTTCGTGCTCATCTTCGCGGGGCTGTGCGCCGCCAGCGGACTGCTGCTCGTCAGCACCCTGGTGCTGGCCGCGTGTCTCTGCAGGCGGAGCCGCAGCACGCCACGCCGGCAGCAACACGACACGCGCCTGGTGGCCTACAAAAACCCGGCCTTTGACTACCCGCTGAAGCTGCAGACCTGCAGTTAG